The Glycine soja cultivar W05 chromosome 8, ASM419377v2, whole genome shotgun sequence genome has a window encoding:
- the LOC114421065 gene encoding arabinogalactan protein 41-like, with amino-acid sequence MAGAAPKQLFGFGVVAMLATLILALFMPAAVQAQSASPAPAPTSDGTSLDQGIAYVLMLLALVLTYIIHSP; translated from the exons ATGGCGGGTGCTGCTCCCAAACAATTGTTCGGATTCGGAGTTGTGGCGATGCTCGCCACTCTCATTCTTGCTCTCTTTATGCCCGCCGCTGTTCAGGCTCAATCCGCATCCCCTGCACCTGCACCTACTAGCGACG GGACCTCCCTTGATCAAGGGATAGCATATGTGTTGATGCTGCTGGCTCTGGTACTCACATACATCATCCATTCGCCCTAA